cacacacagacacagacacacacagacacagcactTTGTCCAGCACGGGAATGCAGCCGTCTCTGGGATGAGCCGCGGCAGCTGCTTCACGGCCCCCAGCAACGCTGCACGCaggtttaggacaggaagtaaagGGAGTAGCTCACAGCACACAGGCCCTCAGGAGTGATGCTGGCTacgggcagaggggctgggcagggggccgcGCCCGCACACTCTCTGGCAGGGGGCGCAGCGGCAGGGTGGCTGAGtttccacaaaaacaaaaggagtacttgtggcaccttagagactaaccaatttatttgagcataagctttcgtgagctgcagctcacttcatcggatgcatccacagTTTCCACAGGGTGGAgctgagggacagggaagggccCACCCTCAGTACGGCTCTGGCGGGCGTGTGGCCCCGCCAGCTGTACCAGGCATAtccctggcctggcccagccgcTCCCCGGCCCAGCTCACCTGAACCGCGGGTTGTTGACGAGGCTCCTGATGGCTGCGGCGAAGGCGGCCGCGTCCCCCTCCAGGACGGCCGAGCCGGCGTAGGCCATGGCCTGGGGCGGCGACCGAGGCAGGCgggagggagcggggctgggcgTGCGGCTGAGAGAGCCGGCCAGCTTCAGCGGCTCAGCCAGGCCTGCGGGCCGCTATCTCACCCAGCGCCTTGCAGAGAGCCGGCAGGAGCGGGCGGGAGCAGGGCCAGAGCCGGGGAGGCAGGCCTAGGCCACGGGGAGGAGGCCCCTGCTGCAAGCAACAGAGCTCATCACTAAGGAAACTGGCAGCTCCAGAAATCCAGCGGCTGCCAGACGGGGTGTGTGGGAGACCCGTGGGCCTGAACCGAGAGGAGCAGGGTCAGAGTCTAGAGCGAGGCAGCCAGCCGGCCCAGGGGCCAGGCCGAGGAAAGGCAGCAAACCAGAGGGGAGCGGGAGCAGCGGGACAGGAGTTCTGCAGGGGCCGAGACTCACGGCTGGGGCCGGCAGGAGGGCGGCGGGAAAGCAGCTGGAAAATCACACCCCACACAGCATCTGCTTTCCAGAGCCAGCCACCATCTGGGAGCTCAGCCTGGCTCAGCCTTGGAACTGAAGGGCTGGTCCGTGGCCAGCCCCTGGGGCGAAGCTATTGAGCGGATCTCAGCCCCTGAAAGAAAGCAAACGGCTCCCGGCAGCTGAGCACTTTCcggtgccccccagccccacccgtcGTTCAGGCCGGCTGAATAGCTGCTGCCACTTCCGGGGGGCCCGCAGGCTCTCTTAGTTCCCAAACGTAGGGCAAAGTCACAGCTGTGGGGTCACACAGAACATGCATGTGCGGTGGGCACGCACCTTTGCTATGGGGCTGTCTGGGCCAGCGCTCGGAGGGGGGCCAGGCCTCCAGGGGAGATCCTGGTGCTTGCGGGAAGTGGTGGGGTGTTCTCCTGGGAGTCCTAGAAAGCCCAGAGGAAGTCTACACCCACCAGACATGGGGATGGGCGCCGTGCCCCTCTTGGCTAGCGATAGCCCGCAGTGCTGCAGCAGAGGGGCCAGCGCTCAACACTAAAGATCTGTCTCCAGCCTCCCCTGCCTGGGCTCTGTCCCCGAGCAGCTGGCACTGAGGCAAGTCCTGCAGCCAGTGACCTTTGCCAGCACGCCAGTCGCCTTGCGGCCAGGCCTCCGAGCCAGCTGGACGATGGAGGGAGGGCAGTGGCACGGCTGCTCGGACCAAGGTTCTCTTTGTGCCATTTCACGGATGAGTTGTAAGGAGCCAGGACCCACACGCGGCAGAGACAGCAGCCTTGCAATGCCCGGCCTCGAGTCACTAGCGCGAAAGGCACCGCAGCTGCCGTCCTGCACCCAAGCCCACATCGCGCACGCCCCCGGACGCCCGACCCTGGAAACGGGGCCACGCTGCCGGGCGCTTCCTCGGACCACTCTGAGGGCTGTGGCCACCCCCTGTAGCAACGCAGCTCCCCGGCTCCTGACGCTGCTTCGGCACATCAGCGATGCGTCCCGGTGGTGGCTGGCGCGGCAAAGGAGCATTGCAGCCACCCCTCGTCCTCACCAGCCTTCTCATGGGGTGTCCCACAGGGATCACAgctgttcccccctccctttcAGCAAATGCCCAGCACgctggcagaggccctgggctgCGGCTAGCACACCAGTGGCTCCTAGTTGCAGCACTCCTTTGCAGGGGACATGACCGACCCAGGTGGCGCAGTGCCAACGCTGATGGGAAGTGGGAACggctgggaggagctggctggggcCTCAATGAGCTGTGaacctgccccgcccctgccacCCGCCCTCAGACCTGTGTCCACAGAAACGAGCGGTGCCCGGGGTGTGACCCTCAGGAGCAGGGGTCTGGTCCGTTGAACACTTGGAGGGAAGAGATCAGACCAGTCCGGGTGCAGAACTCTCCTGTTCACAGAAGTCTGTCCACACGAACAGACACCAAAGCAGGGCTGGACCAAGGCGAAGGCACTACAGGCTTGTGCCAACTCCTGGTGCCTCGTGTCCAGATCAGAATCTCAGCCTTCATTAGAAAAAACAATGTTCCTCGCCCGCATAGCTGCAAAGAAACGCTTGACAATGTGACCTGACTGTAACTGacacctgcctgagtctgcagacagcctgaaacaatcaCTCCAAGTAGGTGTGAACCACCCCATTCATCTTACCCTTGAAACTTGCTGCCACCCTAGCGAGACACAGGGACATGATTATGGGGGGTACCCCCTTTGGGTGTCCATAGGAACCCAGATTGCCTGAAATTTGGATTTgttccttttccctctctctccctcatctCCAGTCTTTGGTTCAGGGCTGAATTAAGTGACCCACGGCTGGTGAGAGCAGAGTCCACCTTGAACCTCCTGGCAGCTACAGTGAGCAGGGCCCTATAAATAAGtgaggcgagagagagagacccgCAAGGCCATTCACTCCTCTCCTCACTAGTTTAGTGCATTGAACAACTAAATCATCACCAATGCAAGCTAGGATGGAAGCATGAGGGCGATCAATCTTGATGCTTCAGGGCAGAAGATAATCACCAGCAAGGTGAATCATGGCATGAGAGACGGCCCTGTCTTCCTTCAACCCGTCCAGCTCTGACCCGTGTTGAAGACAGGACAGCGGGCTGGATGGAGTATTCGTCTGTTCTGCAACTGCAGGAAGCAGAATGCTTGACTGAATCAACTGTGCCGGGGCAGGAGCTCCTGCCGCATGGTCCTGGATTTGCCCTCACGCAGCGGCTGTGAAGGGCCTATTGGCCACGTGGCGAAATGTAAGACGCCCTGACTGAGGCTGCCGCTATTCAAGAGGAACCACTTGTGTTCTGGGCTAGTGtgaacagcacctagcgcagtggggTTCTGGTCTGTGACAAGAGCCCCTATGTGCTAGGGGGATAGAAATTATAAATCATAATTAAAGGGACACACTTTGCTTAAAAGCACACCTCGGTAATATGTGTCCTTCTCTGGGTCACAAACAACACTTCAGATTATTAAAGAGGAAAGAATTTTAGAAACCCATTGAGCTTTTCTCTAGTTCTGCTGTTTGGTCACTCTGCGTGTCTCTTTTTTTGGCCAATAAAAGAGAATGAAATCCTGGTCACTACTGTCAGGGTTCTGGGAGGGCACTGCTGGGTTGCAAACACTTCTGAGAGCAGTTATACGGTTAAAAATAACTACTCTGCTCggatttttcttttaactaaTAGAAACATTTCTACAGGCCTTTAGGTTTTGTACAAAGTTTGTTTGTACAAAGTCTAAATCAGAGGGCAAAGCGGAGGTGACAGCTTCCCTCTCAAATGCTGGTCGGGATTCAGCTACCTAGATACAGGCCACAAAACAATCATACGCCATAAGAGTTGGTTCTTTTAGCGTTTACACATGCAGTCACACATGCAGCGTTCAGGGCAGTTTGTTTACACACTCGATGCCACACGGACGGGGGAGAGCTAAGTAgctagattaggtagctagacAGCTATAGATTTTGTGTCAGAGTTTATCACTTTCTTAAATAACTCCCCAAAGAGAGAACATGTGTGTTCGGCAGAATGCAGAGGAGAGCTCCTGGGACCGGGCAGCGAAGAGTTAAAGCTATTCTGCCTGATGGCCAAAGGATTTCAGTGTCACATAGCAACACCTAATGTTTCACTACAAAATAAACACAATGCCTTTCATTTTTGGGCAGAGTCCCTACTACACAATGTCCCGGCCCCTCCTGGAAAGTCACACGGGAGCTGAGGGAGAAAGGTAGGTCTGGCGGCGAAGGCCATGGCTCCAGTTCAGGAGCGTACTGGTGGGACGAGAGGAGGGGGCTGAGACTGGACTGAGTGGGTGGGAGCAGTGGCATGGATGTGACCAGGTAGATGGATGGATGTGACCAGGCAGGTTGGAGGAGGCCAGGAGCATGCAGCATTGGAGAGGAACAAGGTCAGGGGATGCggtgagggagggcaggggggcagcaggACAAGGCAGCGTGGAGATTCGAAGGGCAGTGTGATCAAGCAGGAAGGATGCGTGGGGTGATGTCTGGGAGGGTCCATGGCACTAGTcctgggaagctctgcaaacCAGGCCGGGCAATTCTGAATTGGAGTCTGACGGAGGCTGGGGTGAGAGAGTCCAGGTCCTCAGAGCCAGAGATCAGTGGGGCCGCGGCATCCCGAAGCCTCTGAAGTGCAGAGAGTGGAGATAGAGGAGGCGATGAAAGGTGCTGTGATAGCCAGGGCAGGACGTGATGAAGAGAGGAATACGGCTCTGATTAGGAGCAGGGTCGAGGCAAGGATCCATTCCCGAGAGGGGTAGGGGACAGGGGACTTAGAGACCAGGGACAAGATCTACCAAAAGTGAGCCCTGGTTTTGGGTGCCTGGCTTGAGACCCCTTTAAAGCCGAATTTCCAGAAGGGTCTGGAAGTCAAGGCCTTTGTATCCACTCGCCCCTTCTGACACTGTTGGCCAAAGCAACGAGGGAGGAAAGAGGCATCTGGGATGAAGTGGGACTCCCAGGTTCCTGCCTTCCACTAGGGCTGGTCAAGGAGAGCGGCCAGGGACATGCCAGCACTAGTGGATATTTATGTCTATGGCAGAGAGGTGAGGGAACATCttgatgggggggcgggggcaggaccAAAGGCAAGTGGTGAGTGAGGAGGGGGCCTGTAACAACACCCCAgagtgctgggaagagatggtGGGACTTCCTTGGCTGCCATCCCCTGACACATGACGTGGGTTGGGGTACAAGACAGCGGTACCCCCGGCACATGGCAAGGGCTGGTATTGGCTCCCTCCGGGAGCTGCTgcccctttaaaaagaaaaaattgcaAATAAACCCTCAACTCACCCCCAAccgaggccccaatcctgccattAGATCTCCGCGGGTCAGGTCTAGCCCCGGGGGTGCCACATGGGCGCAGGGGGGTGCCTGCGGGGATCTGATcccaggagtcagggctggaggTCCGGGTAGGTGACCCGTCAGCCCCTGCCGGAGGAGGGGATAGGGCAGCCTGGCCTTGCCTTCTAGCAAGCAAACCCTGCTACTCAAAACGCCATGAAATTcagaagagggaaagaagaagaaaaaaaacagggcTTCAGAGAACTTGTACAGGCAACAGAGTCACGGACCTgagcctgcccagccctgcccccgctcttTTGAAGGCTCTTGCATTGAACTGTCACATCAAAGAGGCCAATGatttaccgggggggggggggggggatattaagccagcaggcagggagctccaggggagcacacagcaagccagTGCAAGTGCTGGCGAGATAACGGGCATTTGCTCTCTTCCCTGGGATATCTCCACTCCCAGACCCGGGTTGCGGTGACCCTGCCAGCAATCCCGCAGCCCCCCATCGGAGCGGGTGGCACTGCCAGGTGAGATCGCGCCCGAGGCTTGCCTGCTGAAGTGACACCACAAATTCCTTTTGCCCCACCCTAGCCCACTGCATTTGGGCTGTTTCCAAGGGAAGGATCAATTATTAATTGCAGGCTCGTTTATTTTCTAGTCATTGCATGGAAAAAGCAAATGACAGTGAAGCTCAGAAATAATATTGCCCTGGCTTCCCCGTCACTCTCCTGCATGCACAGGGATCCTCGTTTCCGTGAAGACACCCCAGTGCAGATGGGATGCAGGCAACAAGGTGCCCTGCGACTATTTGTTCCCATGGCATTGCTTATAATACAACGGACCCTTGCGGGACCGTGAACGCCCACCCACCCACAATGCACAAGGGATGTGAGCTGGCACCTGTTGGATTCCACGGtaaagctcccactgaattcactggcAGAGGATCGGGGACTGGGAGATCCCGCCTAGGTGTTGGCAGAGGCTGGGTCCCAGCCTACATCCACACTCGGCTCTGGGGGTGTGACACCCAGCTCAAGTAGACGCGCTCATGCGAGCTCGGTGAGAGCCAGCAGGCTAAGATCAGTAGGAAGCTGCGGCAGGATGGGCAGTGGTGAGCCGTGGGAGGGGCTAGCCGCCCCAAGTACAAACCCACTGACACCCCATGGATAGCTCTAGGACAGCTGGCACGAGTATGCCGACTGGGGCTGGGAATCGCACcaccagctccagtgtagacgtggcctgcTGTGGTGTACTCACCTGCTCACACTCTCCAAGAACCAGGCGCACTGCAAGGCTGGATTCTCTGCCATTATACCCAGGGCATTTGCAACTGACTCAAAGAGCAGGGAGACGCCTGCCCCTTGGCAAGATGAAGCAGGGGCTCTTTGGTGGCCACATATTCTCTCAGTGGTGCCCCCAGAAACCAGGAGGCTCTTTGCATGGGTCagctggacaaagcactagagaaCGTGTGTGCATTGACCCAGAGGAAGGTGCTGAGGGGTCACGTCCATCCTGGCTCCTGTCTGTCTCTGGCTGGAATTTGTTTCCTATTAGTCCATTTAAAGGGGGAAAAACCCCGAGCGTGCCCATCTCTGCTCGACATCCCATGTCAGTAACAGTGAATGGCACTGAAAACCGGGGGAGACGTGTTAACATCAACCCCATACTCGCAAGGGGGTGATGGGTGAATTTCAGTGAAGTTCTTAGGTGTGGTCCAGCTCAGCCCCCAGAGGATCCGATCCTTAGTCTGACTCTCTGGCCGGGACTCTCCTGACACCCGGCGTAGGGGTGAGAGACTTCCTGTATCCAGCGAGGCTGGAAACAGCCCAGAAAGTCAACCTCCCTCCTTGGCACTTCTGCTTCTTGACTCTGGGCACAAGTTGGGAAGTGCAGCAGTAGCCGTGACCATGAAACGCCAGGGGCAAGTTAGCCAGactccctcacccctcccagtAAAGGAGAGTGAACTTTGGGTCAGGGCTTGTTCCATCCAAGCCAGTTTTCCGGCTTCCATTTCACAGGTTCCCAGCCGCAAAGGCaccagataccacggtgatgggccTGAGGAGACCAAAATAGGAAATCTCATGTCAAAGCCAAGGGAGCTGGTGCTCCGTTTAAAATGCTCTAGTCACATGCAACAGGACCATCCTCCCGGCCTTGTTTACATCCCTTTGACTGAGTAATTGTCCTTTCTTGGAGGCCCTTGTCTTTGCTGCCCTTGGCACAGCTGCTCCTTACACATCTCGCAAAGTGAAAGGGGATCGGCTCGTGGCCATCCTCCCCCCGAGCGGCCTGTCAAACAGACCAGCCGCTGGGAGCACTCACACCGGCTCCTCTTGCCTGGGTCTCTGCGGAGACGTTTGGCTCCCCATGGAATGCAGGGACTTGGGGGCAGAGTAAATACTAGTGAACCAGAATAGAAACAGCCTTGAGATAACAAGCTAAAGCTACAGGGGCGAGGGAGTTCAGAGCAGGGTTAGGGACAGGCAGAGTCTGGCTAGACACAAAAGGGGGAGTGTGaggaagcagcaggaaggagtTGGAAGATGCCTGATGTGTCTGTGAATTAACTCAGACCTTCCTGGCTTTTGTGGGCGTTATCCCCAGAGCGCCAccgcagcccaatgggagagcgATTCCCAGGGAACTCACTCAGCGGAGGCCAGGGCACTTTGCAGGAGGCAGCTCCGGCGCTGGGGTTCCTGCGCTATGCGGATTGGAAGCAGGAGCCGCTCGCTCAGGCTCGCTGATGGTCCCAGACACTTTGCTAAGAGCATCCAGGGCTGTGGAACGTGCCTCGAGGTCTCGCTGCACCAGGGAGATGGCCCCTTGTTCCAATGGTTGTCAGTACCAGGTCCCCGTCCCCATTTGGTGTTGGAAGCTCCTTGAGCATAGCAGGACAATGCCATTTCCAGCACCGCTATGGGAAGGCTTTAGTCGCCATAACCCTGACCAggctgagcccaggtgtcctgcctGCCAGCGCCCAGGCAGGCCACGAGCTGGGTGGGTGGTGGAAGCGGAGTAACTTGCCGGCACTGCTCTTCTCTTTGCCCAGACCCAGGTGTCACCCCGGGGGCATGGCAGGCAAGCCGCTAGCACTGTTCCAGGAGGCTCTGGCCCAGTTCAACCAGGCAGTAGTGTCAGAGAACCCGGAGGCTGCACACCTGAGGGCGGGCTTGCTGTCCACCCACCGCAGCTCTCACTCAGTGGACAACCCACCCAGGCCCCTGATGCGGCTGAAGAGCATAGAGGAGGGGAAGCCGCCCTCCCTGCACTCGCGGAGGAGCTCCGTCATGAGCATCGCCAATGCCCCCTTCACCAGCCGAAGAAACTCTGTCTCCATGGCAATGGGAGGGAGGCGCCTCTCCATCGGCCCCTGGATGCACAGCGGGCGGGTGAGCTTCTCGGGGCTCCCCCTCTTCCAGCCCATCCGGGAGACGCAGTATGAGAACACCTACAAGAGCCGGCCAGACGAAGGCTGTAAGTTTGACCCCTGCCGGGCCCAGCGGGCTCTGGAGTCCACCCTCACCAGTTACCTGGGGGATGCCAAGTACAACCCGGTGACGAGCGGGCAGCTGGCCCAGAGCCTGTCTGAGCTCATCCGCAGCCGCCTAAAGGACCTCACCCCGCCCCGCTACAAGCTGGTCTGTAACGTCTTCCTGGGCCAGCAGGGCCAGCAGAGCCTGCAGGTGGCCAGCCGTTGCCTCTGGGACCCGGAGAACGACAGCATGGCCTCCGCCACCTTCGTCAACGCCTCCCTCTTTGCTGTGGCCACGGTGCACGGGCTGTACTTCGAGTAGTGCCTGGGCCAGCTCCTGCCAGGATCCGAGTGCCACACTCCACCGCCGACAGCACGGCAGGAGAGACCCAGCCAGAAATAAAGAGAAGCCCGCCCTGACCTCCGGGGCTTGTGTTAACTCCCAACCAGTAATTTCTTAACCAGATGTGGGGCTGGCCGGCAGCACGGGGAAGCCTGGCCTTTGTGCTTTGCCGCCGTGGGGGCCTGGGTCAGGAGAGAATGGGCTGTTCCCCGGGTCCCACTCGCTGGCGGGGGGTTGTGATGGGGACTGCCATACCAGCTAAAGGCCCCAGCTGAGcttggggccccactgtgccaggcgctgcacgaCACAGAGGGCGAGCTCAGCGTGTGCACTGACAGGGCAGGCAAAGGGGAGGCGTGGGGGCGTTCTGCCCCTTTTGCAGAGAGGAAAGCTCAGATTGTTAAGCCTGCCTACAAGGTTTCGACGTCTGGCAATCTCGGCCTAAGGGACTTTCCCCAGGGAGGCTgtaacagagctgggaattgaagccACAACGCCTGCATCCCCTGCTGGCCTGAATCGTGGCCTGTCCTGTTGGGAAAGCAAGGGAGGGGAGTGAGCTCGGGCCCCTCTGAGCACAGAGCTCTGGCTGTTCTGAGCAAGTCCCTGGAACCCTCCCGGCCCCGGCTTTCTGGCTACTCCCGTGGTAGGAGAGGCCACTGCTGAGCCCTGAGGACAGGGGTGCATTGGAGGCCCTccagctgctccacctccacccagcctcccccagcctgccaTGAGCCACAAGGGACTGGTCTGAGCCAGTGGTCCCAACTCATGTTCGTTGGGCCAGAGGGTGACTAGCCCCTAAGGGCAGGCCAAGGACCAGCACAACCTGGAGGGAAGGGTGCTCACAGGCAGACGTTAACACCCTCCCACCCAAGCCCAGGCCTTGGGAGCCTTCCAAAGGGCTTGAGTGGCAAGGTATTGACCGCCACCCTGCGAGACACGGCAGGACACAGGGCACCAGAGAGGTGAGGAGCTTTGCTCCAGGACCCCGCGGGTCTGAGCTCgccaggagccctgcctccaACTCCCACAGCCGGAGCACAGGGGCCCGGCTCCTCCTTCGCCATGTCAGGGCCACGGCAGGGCCCTGCAGCTCTGTCATCACTTGCCCCCATTGGCACTAGCCCCCCGCTGGCTCACGCTGTGCCCCCGGGGGGGCCCAGACAGAGAGTAGCTGTGTCACAGCCAGCAGCCTCCCACCCACAGAACAGCCCCTTTGTTGGGACGCTGACAATGCCAGCACAGTCTGTGCGGGCGCCCACCCGGGAGGAGGCAGGTGCAGCTCGCCCCAGCAGTGCTAGTGGGGTCTGCAGGAGCCAGCTCCGGCAAGGATGCAACAGGAACAGGGCGAGAGGTGGCTAAGAAAAGGAGAATTCTGGGGGTGCTGACGGCAGCTGCTAGAAATGACTGGAAAGCTGGAgcctggggaggaaggatgggctggTACTTGGGGAGCAGGGCCAGAGGGAGCTGGGTTCTCAGCCCCACCTTTGAGTGCTCTCTGaaagccccatctcctggagGCACAGGGTTATGGGGGCATCGCCACTTCCCATTCGAAAAGGCAGAGGTAGGTCCTGGCCCTCGAGAGCATGGAGAGAAGCTCCAAGACAGGAGCTGAGGGGAGTCCACGGCTCAGCTGGCAGAAGGCCAGGTTCAGATCTGAAATCTTGGGATGTGAAGCCAATCTCAGGGTTTTTGAATGTACATGGTTGGTGATCCGCTCTCAGCTGGTAGCGCCCCAGCTCCCCATCCACGCAATAGGGCTAGTTCTTCCCTGCCTTGCGGGGTGAAGCTGTTAACTAATGGCCGGTGCTCACATTTTAGTGGTGAGGAGCCCCTCACTAGCCAGCTGCCCAAAGCTTGCTGCCCTGCAAGCACCAGGCAAAGGAAACTGCACCTTGGGGGGCTTTTTACTTCCCTGGGGGGAGCATCTAGCACCTCCTGGAGTCAGCCCTTCAGTCAGGTTCCACACCCTAGGGAGGAAGCCCAGCAGCTGAGGGATTTAATGCAAGGCCAGCTGTTCTCAGGCCTCTCGTGTTCAGAGCTCAGGGCCTGGGAGTGGAGGCTCAGCGGGgtctctctgctctgcagcccagCACAGGATTAAAGGACTGCACATTCTTagctcctctcccagctgctTTCACAAAGGGCAACCCCAGTCCCAGGGGCCCCATTGTGTGCTACCAGCCCTATTTGAGTCATGGAGGGGGCTGGCTGGACCTCCCGCTCCCCCCTAGAGCTGCAGAAACCAGCCTGTTGAGCTCTCAGCAGTGTCACAGCCTAGCTCCTCCATCAAGGCAGAGCTCAGGCTGACAAGCAGCACCTGCTGCCCTGCCAAAGCACCAAGCACCCTTTTGGCTCACGAGGCAGCCCCCCCTCGCCCCATCTACACCAGCCCCGTGTCATCCAGCTCATCTCGCTGCTGCGGATTGAGAGTGTTCTGAAAACAAAGCAGCTCGTAAGGGCAGAGAACATGGATCCAACCCTCTGACCCAGCAGACCAGATCCGAGACaatcctccccagcccctgctttGGAGAGCGCTTTACGGGCCGCTCCTCAGTGGGCAATAGCTGAGAAGCCTCCTGACCAGATCTCCCTCCAACCCTCTTTTGTACCTGGCCTTACCTGCGTAGGGGACACTAGCACCGTTAAGGTCCCACCAGCCAGACCCCTTGTTCAGCAGCCGAGCAGCGTTTCAGATAGCCAGGGACTCATGTTGCTCCAGCAGGTTGGAGGGACAGGATTTGAGCTTTACTTGTTCACGATTAAAGCAAGAGGGGCCTAAAACCAGTTTCTCATCTCTGCCAGCCCCTTGCGGCATGGAGTTGATGGCAGGGTCGAAGACGAGCAGCGATCCATCCCGCACAGGTGAGAGCAAGGCAGGGTGTGTAAGAAAGCATTGAGAATAAGCACTGGGATGGCCCTGATTTTAGGGTGCTGTCTCTCCAGCACCCCTTagtcaccacccccccccccgacatggGAGCACTAACCTTACCCCAGGCTCTGAGGACCCCCAGCACTCAGACAAGCCGAGTATGATGCAGATGTAGGAGCACTACAGATCAGCTGCTAAACAGCgcactggggtgctgcccctctgCAATAATACACCCCTGCAGCCATCTTTGTGAGGGGCAGCCTGAGGGCTGCTTCCCAGGTAGAGTCAATTGCTCAAGAGCCAGGAGCCGTAGCCCTAGGTCCTGGAGGATACATGGAGTCATTTGCATAGGGCAGGTTAATGTCCCCAGTGCACAGGGAATGCCCATACAGGCAGGCAACTATCGTTGAGCCAGGGGCTGCAGCGAGAGACATGGCACTGCCCCAGCAAGGGCCCAGCTCCCCAAGAAGGTACAGAGAGGGGTGGCAGCAGGCCCATGTGTTTTATAAAAGGAACACTTTTATTAGTGAGCAAGGCACGGAGCAAACAGGGCCCTGCACAGACAGGAGACCACAGAAGGGGTGAAA
Above is a genomic segment from Natator depressus isolate rNatDep1 chromosome 8, rNatDep2.hap1, whole genome shotgun sequence containing:
- the DYNLT4 gene encoding dynein light chain Tctex-type 4, giving the protein MPFIFGQSPYYTMSRPLLESHTGAEGERPRCHPGGMAGKPLALFQEALAQFNQAVVSENPEAAHLRAGLLSTHRSSHSVDNPPRPLMRLKSIEEGKPPSLHSRRSSVMSIANAPFTSRRNSVSMAMGGRRLSIGPWMHSGRVSFSGLPLFQPIRETQYENTYKSRPDEGCKFDPCRAQRALESTLTSYLGDAKYNPVTSGQLAQSLSELIRSRLKDLTPPRYKLVCNVFLGQQGQQSLQVASRCLWDPENDSMASATFVNASLFAVATVHGLYFE